The segment AAGCTTGATCATACAATGGTAATGGCAGTGAGGGGATCAAAACTTTTAAATGAATGGCACTGAGGAAAATCCATAATTTTTCTTTTATGGTAGTTTAAAAATTGGTATAGATTTTAGTGGCAACGAGGGAGTTCTCTCGTACCAACACCGCACATGCACACCCATGCGCATTCTAGGTGCGACACCCGGGCTCAATAATAGCAGCCGGCAGCCCACAGCGCGATGGAGTGCGACCTGAGCAAATGGCAAGACCGGGCAAAGATTCCGCGGGCATTCATGGCGCCCGTcgcggccctgtttagttccgaaaagtaaaaagttttggctacagtagcactttcgtttgtttgtgacaaatattattcaatcatggactaactaggatcagaagattcgtctcgtgatttacaactaaactgtgtaattagtttttgttttcatctatatttaatgtttcatgcacgtGCCAcaggattcgatgtgacgggaaatcttgaaaattttttagtttttagagtgaagtaaacaaggcctaacctcGGGGCCTCGCCATGCCCATGCCTGCCTCGTCACATTTAGTAACGGGTAGGCGTGTTGCAGTATAGTACTCCTATGCGTGTGCCAGTAACGGGTATGGAGCATAGTACTGGCAGGGTCGCGATAAATGGACTCTCGACCgaacagaagaagcagcgcacggcCGGCACGGCAAGAATTGAACACGGACGCCGCTGATAAGGCTGGCTGGCGCAGAGGGCGCACGCGGCCAGTGCAGCAGCGAGGCAAGTGcaatgctgctgctgcagcagcagcattcAGAAGTCCACAACACGGGGCGTGCCCATCCGTCTTTGCCAGTGGCTTGCTGTAGTAACTTCACTTCATCATAAATTATTATTCATTCAGGTAGAGTACAATGGTATAGTAATGTAATCGATCCAACGCGCAGTACATTTTGCCCTGTTTCTAAATGGATGGACACCAAGTAAATTATTAGTGGTGAAAACAAATTTGGTAAAGGAAAAAAAAGGTaagaaagaaacaaaaagaaagaagagaaggGTACACGATCGACGATCTAGAGGACCACGAGTAGTATACGTGTGTAAATGGCCCGGATTTAACCCGGCGTACCCTCCCACAACCACCTGTCCGGGCTGGAGCGCACCGCACACATGCACGCGTCAGGCTCCGCATTCAACGCGTCCCGGCCTGGCAGTCAAAACACATTGTCACGTCGTCGCCCCTCCTCCTTCCTCCGAGACGAGACGCGAGAGAAAAACGAACGAACGAACGGGACGTGACAGTTCGCGCGCGGTTTCATAATTACCGTAGCCTACGTATACGTACACAACGATCTCGGATCGATACCAGACAGATTAGTGCTTGAGCACCTCTGGGATGTGGACGGGGTAGCGGCTGATGCTCTCCGCCCAGGGTCCCTCGGCGGTGCGCGCGGGCGCGATGCACTCCCACGCCGCGCTGTTGCACTTGAACCCGGACCCAAACCCAATCATCCACACGCGGTCTCCCCGTCGCATCCGTCCTTTTGCCTCGATGTACGCCAGCTCGTACCACACCGAGCTGCTGGACGTGTTGCCGAACCGGTGCAGCGCCATCCGCGacgcctccacgtcctcgtccgACAGCCCCAGGCTCCGCTGCAGCTCGTCGATGACGGCGCGCCCGCCCGCGTGGATGCAGAAGTGCTCGAACGCCGTGCGGAAGTCCGGCAGGTACGGCTTCACGCGCCGGTTCAGCACGCGCCGCGCGATGAAGGACAGCGCGAACAGGAGCTGCTCCGACGCCGGCAGCACCAGGGGCCCGATGGCCGTGATGTTGGCCTTGAGCGCGTCCCCCGCGATGGTCATCAGGTCCTTTGACAGGTTGATCCCGCGGTGGCCCTCGCCGTCCTCCTCCTGGAACACGCACCGGTACGCGCTGTCCTGCGCGCCCGTCAGCGTGCGCACCACGCGGGCGAGGCGGAACCTGGCCCTGCCGCGGGACGTCGACAGCAGCACGGCGGCGCCGCCCATGCGGAAGAGGCAGTTGGGCAGCAGCATGGCGCGCTCCTTGCCCACGTAGTAGTTGGGGGTGATGGTCTCCGTCGACACCACCAGCGCGTGCGCGCCCTTCGGAGCCACCTGGAGGAAGTTCTTGGCGAGACCCACGGAGACGAGCCCCGCGCTGCAGCCCATCCCGGAGAGGTGCACGTTGCGGATGTCCGGCCGCATCCCGTACCTGTGGATGATCATGTCCGTGAACGACGGGATGGGCGCGAACAGGCTGCAGTTCACCACCAGGATGTCGATGGCGGCCGGGCTGATGCCCGTCTTGGCGAGGAGGTCGTCGATGGCCGAGAAGATGACCAGCTCCACCTCCGCGCGCGAGGCCTCCATGTTCCGGTACGGCGGGATGTAGTGGTGCGCGGGGGGGAGGCAGGTCTCCTCGCCGAGGCCGGAGCGCTCCAGGAGCCGCGTCATGAACCGGACGCTGCGCTCGTCGATGGAGGCGCCCTCCACGAAGGTCACCAGCTTGGCGTGCTCCAGGAAGGTGGCGAAGGGGACGCGGCAGTTGGGCCGAGTGCGGAAGCAGGCGTAGTCCACCAGGTACACGGACCGGGGACGGAGCATCACGTACAgcgtcgcggcggcggccgcgacgAACACGGCGAGGAACGCGTGCACCGCGCGGACCGCCTGCACCCGGGCGAGGAGCTCGTCGGGACCGACGCGCGCCGCGTTGACGACGGCCGCCACGGCCAGCGGCGCAGCGAGCACGGCGACGAAGTTGTTCACCACGTGCTGGTACAGCGGCTTGAGCTGCTTCAGCTGCGGATGAGCCGCCGACGAGCCCGCCATGCTGTTCGCGCGGTCTACCAGCGCCGCTGGCGCGTGCGAGACGAGTGGCAGCACTGTGGAGTGTGCGTGTGCCGTGAGAGTGAAAAAGCTCACCAGGCACTCCAAAAGCCTAAGCGAGTGTGGATCTATCTTGGGAGCGGGAGGGAATGGGGAGGATTTAAAGCCGGTGGGATCAAGCCGATCGAGCAAGGGAATTATCGACGCATGTTGGTGGGCCACGGGGGTCTTTACTCGACCAGGCTAGCGACctgctccatcggcatggttcACCGATAAATCTGATGAAATCATCACGCCGCTAATTAAAGCACTTGCTTGTACGCACTGTTGGCCTCGCATCTCATCAGCAGCAAAGCCATACGCCAACTTTAGAAATTGTCCTACGCAATTGGAAGGTACAATGTACTACAAATGTTAACCTTTTTTAGAGTCCGTTTGCATCCGTTAGCACTAAAAATTAACAGCTATAGGGGTCAAGCCCCTCTAAAAGATATAACAGCTCAAATTAGCATAGTGGATCTAAATATATCTGCTAATAAACCTGCTAATTATTAATTAGCTAGAGGGTCgtcatctccaatagtttggtaaAACTCACTTGCCAAATCTTGTGATTTGGCAAGTTGCTAAAGCATATGGCAAGTGACATTTTCTTCTGTCCCCAACAGTTTGCCAATTGAGCTTGATAAATTTAAAAAGAAGACCCACAACCAACAACCAAATCAACTAATCTGCTGGATAGCAAGTTAACAAATATAGGCGCGCGGTGCTGCTGGATAGCAAGTTGCCAAAAGATGGCAACCCAtttaccaaactgttggagtgaCTATTTTTTAGTTTTGCCAAATAAACAAGAAATAGCAAGTTCATTTAGGaacctgttggagatgctcacaGGTTTAATTGAAGTTACTAATAAATGCTAATAGTTCTAATATACCAATTCAACTATCTATTAACCAAAATCTGCTAGCTAAAAATTAACAACTATTAGCAAGCTATTTTTAGTAATGCTGAATCCAAACGGGCCTTTAGTTTTGCGGCAGTTCATGTTTTGTACCTCATAATAATTTTGAGACGGGAAGAGAGAAGATGCGCACCAAATCACATATTGCGAGGACTGTCATACTCTCCCGTCTGGACGGCGCACTTATGCTGGGTGGAGACAAGTGGCACGTCAAGTAACTCCATTTGAAATATCAAAGTACTCACATTTCAATTTCACTGCATTAAAAGTATTTCAAATTTCACAGAGATTTACAAACCTTCCCTGAAACCCAGGAAAACTAAGGCATCATCGTGAGCACGATCACAGAGTCATGCACtgaaattccaaatcaaacttATTAGAGCTAAAATGAACCCAAAGGATGGAAATGGAAGtgcatattattattatttcgtGGTCCTACCTAATTTTATCAAGATCATAGATCAATGAACTATGTCTCTGTAACGGCAATGTAGTGAATCCCTTTTACATGATGGCAAATGAGCGAAGCCCAAGTCTGAAGATCGCTAAATTATAGTTTTCTCATAGAAAACCTGAGCAGTGGTAGGTGGCTGGCAACAAAGGAAGTCTGCAAGTTCTGAATGTTTTTTACCCTTGTGTGTAACGCCCTAAAAATCTAGCTAGTTTCTGAAATAGATTTAGtttgatttaattatgcaatTGTGTGCACTGAAACATATGGCAAATAATGAATTTTATAGAATTAAAATCAAATATAAGAATTAGGAATATGTATATGCCGAAGCTGTTCCGTATATCGGTGTGATAATTTGTTTTAGTTTTGAGTGCAAGCGGGGAATACTCGGCTGCCCCGGCATATAATGATATAATATAAGGCACATCTCATCGGATGTACAAAGGCCCCTCATATCCACTCCATCGGGAAAACCGTACCTAGGCACCACTACAACGTTTTTTTTTCAGGCTCATCACTCAAAGTATGGACTTCAGATAGACTAGCGTGACGAGGCTTGAAATATTGCCCGATTTGCTCGTTGTGTAGACAAGCGGTTGAGAAAGAACACCACATGCTTGTGGACTTCAGATACACCAGGAGTATCTAGAGCCTCTACGTGGAGATCAGAAAACCGAGCTTGAGACCAGAAAACTGGCTGAGAAGCACCACAGTGCAAGAATGGTGGACAAATATCACACAAGAGACTCCTTGAAGGCGATCAAAAGTCCCACACCCCTCATCTCATGGGAATATGGAAACAAAGAAATGCCATAGTCTTCAGGTACCGAGAATCATTAACGATATCACTTACGAATAGCTTCCCCTGATTTCCCTCCCTTTAACGGGGGATGTAAACTCTGTTCTATATCAATCAAATAGGCACAATCTCCTGCTCGCTCGTTCAAAAAAATTGTTTTAGTTTGAAATCAAAACTTTGATTTGATTGATTAGTGGCTTtgaaacaaaagaaaatatgtttttttttctctctccctccatttTTCCTTTTCTGGCCCAACGCTGCAGCATCCCGTCGTCTCTCTGGGCCCGCAGCTCACTCCCTCTCTTCTGCCTCTGTCGCACGGGCCTAGCAGGACAACCTCACGGCCTTGGCCCAAATAGAAATGGCTCGCGCACCCCTCTCCACTTGGTTTTCTGACCACATGCGGGCCCGCACCCTTTCTCTCGCTGATGCCCTTGGCCCGGCCAGCCGTCAGCCTCTCCCCTGCTCCTACCTCAAGTGTCGTGTTCGACTCCAgacttgtttagatctattttgTTTTTTAATTTGACATTATatcatttttgtttatatttgataattattatctaactatagactaactagatttaaaattttcgtcttacaaattacaaacaaaatatacaattaattattttttatctatatttaatgctttatatatataccATAAGATTTAATatacagagaatcttgaaaattagcCTCAGAGTCGCTACTTCTTATCAGAATTTTTTCGTTTGTCAAATAACGCATATACGTATTGTAACAATTTATTAACTGGATCGTAGCTTATAGTAATATTAAGATTGACTCACCCAGAACATACTTGAACCAGCAGACAAAGTTTACTTTCTATGCTATCGATTGTTTTGCATATACgtgtagagtattaaatataaactaaaaaaataaataattgcacAGATTATGAATATACAAATTTTtagtctaattagtttatgatttgaTAATATAGTGCTATAATAAAGCTATAGTAGATATATGCTAATGACGagttaattaggtttaataaatttatctcgcAGAGTACCGGAGACCTCTATACTTTGTTTGATTATTACTATCCAAATATTCCCATATAATACCCCAATAAAATAAACGATATAACATCTCAAAACTTTATATCCTAGATTTAAACAAGACCTAGCCCAGACGATTATGCTTGTGACCTGAACATCCAGTTTTCCAGAGTTCTCTACTGGACGCTTGTGAGAGTGGGACGACTGCACCGGATCAATGCTGGAAACCGCCGGTGCTTTCTCCTTCTCCCACTTAATCATCAGGTACCTGCCGAAACATCATTTCACTCCctttattaggccttgtttagttcctaaaaattttgcagaatttttcagattctcagttatattgaatcttgtggcacatgcatgaaacattaaatatagataaacgaaataattaattacatagtttatctgtaatttgcgagacgaatcttttaagcctagttagtctatgattagacattatttatcaaatacaaacaaaatgctacagtatgcgttttgcaaaatttgttgaattttggatttcggtactgtaacattttcgtttttatttgacaaacattgtccaattatagactaactaggctcaaaaaatttatctcgtgatttacaggcaaaatgtgcaattagtttttgttttagtctatatttagtactccatgcatatgccgcaagattagatgtgacaatgaattttgaaaaaattttgatttttggagtgaactaaacaattaGTGTGCTAATAACAAACCACAGTGTTTAGTGTACCTGCCGGCAAAGATGATGAAGGATTGAAGGATGCTCTCAAGTTTAATTGCACTTCCTAATCAGTAGCGGCAACCAGATTTAATAAAATAGTAAACGGGGGATCTTTCTATCTATATCAAGCATGCATCTCCATCACAATTTTCGTTTCAAGTTCATGCATCATCACTACCAGTTTTCATTCACACGTCATGAACCTCCATCACATGAGAGGTACGGCGACAAGTAGATGGGTTGCATGGGTACGATGCATTGGTCGTGAGCGGCCGCACACACATCCATACATTGTGTCGTTAATCGTTTGGAGCAGTCTAGCAGACAAAAACACAGAAATGAAGCGTCCGACATTACGTACCGTCGTGCGTTATTAGCCGAGGAAGGGCCTTGCAAGGCTTGGAAAACGATTGAAGGTTATGCTACTAATGTGGCATTGATGCCATATATCACTAGCAGTGCTAGTTAGCGGATACATCTCTCGTAAGTCAATGTCCGGTAGCTCATCTGGTGTAAAGTCCCGTTTCCCTACCTAACTCCAGCAAGCGGCCGGAGCTGCAGGGTTTTCCATTTACATTATAGTACTTTGCAGTGCAAGAAGAGCTTTCTTCGCTGCtgctaggccttgttcagtttcaaaaagttttttttttagatttgacacggtaacactttcgtttttatttgacaaacattgtctaatcatagagtaactagacttaaaagattcgtctcgcgatttataagcaatttatgcaattagtttttatttttatctatatttaatgctcaatacatgcgccgcaagattcaatatgacgggaaatttttaaaagtttttaattttaggGTGAACCAAGTCCCTGTTTAGTTCtttacctaaaatttttttatctatcccatcgaatctttggacacatgcatagaacattaaatgtagataaaaaataaactaattacacagtttggttgaaaatggtgagacgaatcttttaagtttagttagtctataattagccttaagtgctacagtaacccacatgtgctaatgatagattaattcttcttaatagatttgtcttgcaattTCCAAACGacctatgtaatttgtgtttttaAAAACTCCTTCTgacattcttccgacacatctgatatgacattcaaaatttttttatctccaatctaaGACCCTGTTTAAATtgctgatgaaaattttttaggtgtcacatcggatgtgtcggaaggatgtcgggaggagtttttagaaactaataaaaaaacaaattacatagctcgtcaggaaatagcaagacaaatctattaagcataattaatctatcattagcacatgtgggttactgtagcacttaaggctaatcatagagtaactaggcttaaaagattcgtctcgtgattttcaaccaaactgtgtaattagtttattttttatgtacatttaatgttctatgcatgtgtccaaagattcgatgggatagataaaaaaaatttaggtgggaaactaaacagggcctaaacaaaGCCTGAGCTGCAGCTGCAAAAGCTCTTTATCTGCTGCAaagtactactccctccgttccaaaataagtgtcgtttgcGCTTCCTAAGAAAtaagtttaactaaatatataataaaaaatattaatatttatagtacataattagtatcattggaaagatctttaagtctagtattttaacaaatttatttatagatacaaatattgcacgtattttctacaaatcgagtcaaacttatggcacgaaaacctaaaacgatacttttttttttaaccGAGGGAGTACAGTGTAAACGGAACATCCGAACCCGAATGAGCCGATTGATACCTCAGTTTCCCATTACACTAGACCCCGATATCATGAAGTACTACTGATCTAGTTTAACTTAAACTAGAGTACACTCGATAATCTACCTTTAATAGTTGGAGACGGCACAGCGTGGTTTTTAAAAAAAGACCAGAGTCGTTATATACATGTGCTCAGAAAGTCTACACAtacaataaaataatagaaatatcagaaacaatgttatatatagcagaaaatatatttataataaTACTTACAACTATCAAAGTATGCGAAAACTGttgctaaacttcttaggctccattcttttTAGTGACGACTAACTGGGGGCTCTGTATGCCAAGCACTTCTCACAGGCTTGTAGAAAACTCCACAACATCTTTGTCCTTTCTTCTGAGTAGCACTTTGCTACACACTGGGATGgggaaaatagcaagggtgagttcatgtcgaactcaacaagtacaggcgaaaaatataatgacatgcaaggcttaatcagaGAAAAAAGCAGACACTATTTAACTGCGGATGAGCTTTTaagttgataaacttttattacAACTCTTTTATtacaacaacctattactaaatatgagtgaagcatcccaactcttaattagatgaaagtaaataaataatattattaattattattattattatcaagGTAGCAATCTTAGATAGTAACTCGGtgtagcaaccccattaaggtcatgggatagcaatcctAATAAAGAACACACGATAGCAATCATGCCAAATGCGAGGTAGCCACCTCAACTAAGTATCCTTCTCCAAGTTCCATGTGAGTCCAATTTCTCATCATGTGAGGGTCTGAGCCACTCGTGACCGTGAcatggctgatatatcagtttgatcaaactcggtagaggttgtacacttttagtTCAAGTCATGATTCCTATTGGCCCGAGGTCACGACTcctcaaaacactaccaaggtgagcaagcAGGGTTTTACTACGAGACTTTGTACAGGTTTTAGCTAATAGAGTACAACTCGTAAGTTTTAGTCGAGGCACGCGGTAGCCGTGTCCGTAACAATGGGACCCcaaactgaccgacctcttaatatgaatacccaagctcCTTCGTTACACCTACCTGGAAAGTTACATCCTACTAGTAGAGGTCCTAATACAacgtcaagccagagccatatagcttgaagttgtactgtatgtcccaggtggccactccatgactaagtccttacggagggcgaCAACGAGTACCCCTGAAACCAGGCCAAGCTCTAGTACTTGTTCCCCCTTTCCTTaacaaaccacgatgctcgcaagcaccgcaacatctccatcaccaaAGTGATCATCATTCATCATTTAAACACTAAtcattattaaaaaaattattaagCAAGATTATTACTTTCATTTAACATATGAAATAGATGAGTaaagcaactaagcatatctactgttcactatactacctATGTATAAAACCAGGGAGTACAAGAAATAGTAGTAAAGGGCTAGTcaggtccttagggtttgcagtattaagacacatgcaatgaaagtaaatgtatttaaagtttataggtacaatatgatcaaagagTGCCTGCACTTTCCTATATTCCCAGTATACAACTGCTtagaattctttggcttctttcttctAATCTCCAGCTTTTGCTTCAACTATTTGTCCTTAGCTCCTTCAGTGCTAACGAATCGCTCTTCGACTACTCGTGGATCACACCAATTTTCCCACACAAGCAGACACACTAGGAgataaacaaacaaacaaacacacTACTAAGAACATACACTAAACAAAGGAGAAACTTTAAAAGAGAGCGTACTAAACGCCACTGATCAATGCTAAAGTCAAAAGAGCGCAAAGACAGCTGAGAACAGAGCTATTGTTAAACGGGCACGACTATCAAGGCTTgcaaaaaacagagaacacataCTATACTTTTgttgtatttttatttgataaacagagGCGATAGACTTTTTGGAGAAATATCTCAAAGTTATAAAGAACTATAAAAGTTGAGGTTAAACGTTAGTCATATTCTAATCATAAACAATTATATATCGTTTAAGTCACTTTATTATTTATAGCTTAGAAAACATAGAATTGGTGACATAAATTAAACAAAGCATTTATGAAAAGAGGTTATACTAAGTAAGTCACACTTGAAAAGACAATCACGTTGGTATTAATCATATTAATATTTGTTTAAGAAAAACTAAAGTTATAAACCTAAATTGCTTTCATAGATTAAAGGATATTTAGTTAGACATTAATCATTTTATATTTATGGTGAAAACCTACGCAGGCGTCACTGCTAATGCGTAGTTTACGTCAATACGAAACTAGCGCGACAAGTACGGGGTCATTCGGAGTTAAAACACGGATTCTATAGCCAAAACTAGGTCTGTGGCAAAATTGTGAATACGCCaaactattttttatattttaaataaattAAAACTATATTTCATAAAGTTTTGGACTGCTGGTGCTATTTCCCTAAAGTGCAGGGGCTAAATCAGAAAACACATGAGCATTATTTTAAATACTTTTGAATTGTTTTGGATCACAAGTTGATTACACAAAAGTCAAAGGGGTTTTCTACAAAAGCGCAAGGGCTGATCGGTGGGTTGACTGGTTGACCCAGTCTTTGCTGACGCGGCGTGACGTGGCGTCATGTTGGCTGCTGACGCGGGCGCTGACTCGGTCCGCGCTAGATCTGGGCCATTGGCATTGGATCGGATGGACGGGAGCCCTTCGGTGGGGCGAGGATGCCAGAGCAACATTGGCCACGGCGGGGGCTCGTCGGAGCATGGCGTCACGACCACCACAGGACTCGGCGCAGCAAGGAGAGGGCATTGGCGGGCGCAGCTCGGCCTGGCGGACCCGATGCGGCGGCTCGCAACACCGACGGTTGGCCTAGGGTAGTGTGACGGGCGGTGGGGCACCTTGGTGCCGACGGTGCAAATACGGCGAGGGCGTGCATGcgactgagagagagagagagggcgaaTAGGAAAGGCACCGGCAGGTTCTTTACCACGCAGCAAAGCTCGGGTTGGGCACCTCACCGACAAAGACGCACTAGCGAAGGAGATccatgacggcggcggcggtggctccATGCGGCGGGGGCGATGACGGATCATGGCTAGGTTTAGGGTGGCGGCAGGGCTTCGCTAGGGTTCGAAGGGGGCACGGGGCTCAGGTTAGGGCCTTTATAGGCCATGGCCAACCTCGGGGTGCGCGCAGTCACATgcatcgacggcggcggcgctgcccgTGGGATGCGGGAGGTAGTGGGCTGCCGGAGCTAGCAAGCGAGACCCAGAAGGCAGTGACTCAGGCACGATGCGTCCGCACAGCTGCTGATGGGCCGCTGCGCTGGGCCACAGCCCAAGAGCGGTTGCGGGCATGGAGCAGGCTGGTGGGCCAAGAAGGATTGAGCTTCAAGCGAGCGTGGGCCAGAAGAGAGGTAGggggaagaagaaaaagaaaagacttTTCTTTTTATTCAAAAGGGTTTAATCCTATTTTTCAACACATCTTCCAACCAAAATTTAATTTATTAATTTGAGATTATTTTGGGACTTGATTTCTTTACTAATTTTGGAAGCAAAACATATTTCTTAATAATATATTTTAAATTGTTTCTCAACT is part of the Sorghum bicolor cultivar BTx623 chromosome 10, Sorghum_bicolor_NCBIv3, whole genome shotgun sequence genome and harbors:
- the LOC8065756 gene encoding 3-ketoacyl-CoA synthase 6, whose amino-acid sequence is MAGSSAAHPQLKQLKPLYQHVVNNFVAVLAAPLAVAAVVNAARVGPDELLARVQAVRAVHAFLAVFVAAAAATLYVMLRPRSVYLVDYACFRTRPNCRVPFATFLEHAKLVTFVEGASIDERSVRFMTRLLERSGLGEETCLPPAHHYIPPYRNMEASRAEVELVIFSAIDDLLAKTGISPAAIDILVVNCSLFAPIPSFTDMIIHRYGMRPDIRNVHLSGMGCSAGLVSVGLAKNFLQVAPKGAHALVVSTETITPNYYVGKERAMLLPNCLFRMGGAAVLLSTSRGRARFRLARVVRTLTGAQDSAYRCVFQEEDGEGHRGINLSKDLMTIAGDALKANITAIGPLVLPASEQLLFALSFIARRVLNRRVKPYLPDFRTAFEHFCIHAGGRAVIDELQRSLGLSDEDVEASRMALHRFGNTSSSSVWYELAYIEAKGRMRRGDRVWMIGFGSGFKCNSAAWECIAPARTAEGPWAESISRYPVHIPEVLKH